The following are from one region of the Vicugna pacos chromosome 9, VicPac4, whole genome shotgun sequence genome:
- the POP4 gene encoding ribonuclease P protein subunit p29 isoform X1 encodes MKGVIYHAFSQKEAKELDVQHPGSQRAEAFVRAFLKRSMPRMSQQAREDHLQRKAVVLEYFTHRKRKEKRKKSKGLSAKQRRELRLFDIKPEQQRYSLFLPLHELWKQYIRDLCNGLKPDTQPQMIQAKLLKADLHGAIVSVTKSKCPSYVGVTGILLQETKHVFKIITKEDRLKVIPKLNCVFTVEVDGFVSYIYGSKFQLRSSERSAKKFKAKGTIDL; translated from the exons ATGAAGG GTGTGATCTACCATGCCTTTTCTCAGAAAGAGGCGAAAGAGTTGGATGTTCAG CACCCAGGAAGCCAGCGGGCCGAGGCCTTCGTGAGGGCCTTCCTGAAGCGGAGCATGCCCCGCATGAGCCAGCAAGCCCGGGAGGACCACCTGCAACGCAAGGCTGTTGTTCTGGAGTACTTCACTCATCGGAagcggaaggaaaagagaaagaaatccaaaggccTCTCTGCTAAGCAGCGGAGGGAGCTGCGGCTCTTTGACATTAAGCCAGAGCAGCAGAG GTACAgtctttttctccctctgcatGAACTCTGGAAACAGTACATCCGGGATCTGTGCAATGGTCTCAAACCAGACAC GCAGCCACAGATGATTCAGGCCAAGCTCTTGAAGGCAGATCTTCATGGCGCTATTGTTTCAG TCACAAAATCCAAATGCCCCTCTTACGTGGGCGTTACAGGAATCCTTCTACAGGAAACAAAGCACGTTTTCAAAATTATCACTAAAGAAGACCGCCTGAAAG TTATCCCCAAGCTAAACTGTGTGTTCACTGTGGAGGTCGATGGCTTTGTGTCCTACATTTATGGGAGCAAATTCCAGCTGCGGTCAAGCGAGCGATCTGCAAAGAAGTTCAAAGCAAAGGGAACGATTGACCTGTGA
- the POP4 gene encoding ribonuclease P protein subunit p29 isoform X2 — MPRMSQQAREDHLQRKAVVLEYFTHRKRKEKRKKSKGLSAKQRRELRLFDIKPEQQRYSLFLPLHELWKQYIRDLCNGLKPDTQPQMIQAKLLKADLHGAIVSVTKSKCPSYVGVTGILLQETKHVFKIITKEDRLKVIPKLNCVFTVEVDGFVSYIYGSKFQLRSSERSAKKFKAKGTIDL; from the exons ATGCCCCGCATGAGCCAGCAAGCCCGGGAGGACCACCTGCAACGCAAGGCTGTTGTTCTGGAGTACTTCACTCATCGGAagcggaaggaaaagagaaagaaatccaaaggccTCTCTGCTAAGCAGCGGAGGGAGCTGCGGCTCTTTGACATTAAGCCAGAGCAGCAGAG GTACAgtctttttctccctctgcatGAACTCTGGAAACAGTACATCCGGGATCTGTGCAATGGTCTCAAACCAGACAC GCAGCCACAGATGATTCAGGCCAAGCTCTTGAAGGCAGATCTTCATGGCGCTATTGTTTCAG TCACAAAATCCAAATGCCCCTCTTACGTGGGCGTTACAGGAATCCTTCTACAGGAAACAAAGCACGTTTTCAAAATTATCACTAAAGAAGACCGCCTGAAAG TTATCCCCAAGCTAAACTGTGTGTTCACTGTGGAGGTCGATGGCTTTGTGTCCTACATTTATGGGAGCAAATTCCAGCTGCGGTCAAGCGAGCGATCTGCAAAGAAGTTCAAAGCAAAGGGAACGATTGACCTGTGA